In Populus trichocarpa isolate Nisqually-1 chromosome 7, P.trichocarpa_v4.1, whole genome shotgun sequence, the following proteins share a genomic window:
- the LOC7457170 gene encoding probable terpene synthase 6 isoform X1 has translation MALQTDLPANRMQNFRPLADFPPTEWGFSFVSFSFPEMEFESYNRQVEELKNIVMGMLMASKKDAVENVEFINLLCRLGVSYHFETEIEDQVDYVHDALPSFLENNDHDLHTVALLFRVLRQYGCKVSSDVFKKFKDTNGEFKKTITSDVKGNLSLHEAAHLSVNGEQILDEALEFSRTNLESLATQSGPRLARHIKYALIRPIHKTVQRLEAREYISFYEEEDFRNETLLKFAKLDFNRVQLLHQQELSTLSSWWKDLNLVEELPYARDRIVEMYFWVNAMHFEPQYALARILSTKLGALITVIDDTYDAYSTNEELQHFTKAVIRCNIDAIDQLPTDSMKALYRALLSYFDDVANEVSKNGKSFTAVNYVKEEMKEMIRTYIVEAQWCNDRFVPPLNEYVRNGKISIGFMATTTVFFVVETARIKELEWLTSKAKISEAGCLFLRLMNDIVTHEFEQKREHCASAIECYMKEYGVSMNEAVKELQKTCADAWKDINEDCLKPTAISMNLLNVCVNNARATDVVYESNDAYTNASCLKGRISLLFVEKIPLQS, from the exons ATGGCATTGCAGACAGATTTACCAGCAAACAGAATGCAGAACTTCCGTCCATTGGCTGACTTCCCTCCCACTGAATGGGGTTTTAGCTTCGTTTCGTTTTCGTTCCCAGAAATG GAATTCGAATCATACAATAGACAAGTAGAAGAGTTGAAGAATATTGTGATGGGCATGTTAATGGCTTCTAAAAAGGATGCGGTAGAAAACGTTGAGTTTATAAACCTGCTATGCCGCCTCGGTGTATCATATCACTTTGAAACTGAGATTGAAGATCAAGTAGATTATGTTCATGATGCTCTTCCcagttttcttgaaaataatgaCCACGATCTCCACACTGTTGCACTTTTATTTCGAGTTCTAAGGCAATATGGATGCAAAGTGTCTTCTG ATGTGTTCAAGAAATTCAAGGACACCAATGGTGAGTTCAAGAAAACCATTACCAGTGATGTGAAAGGCAATCTTAGCTTGCACGAAGCTGCCCATTTGAGTGTCAATGGAGAGCAAATCTTAGATGAAGCCTTGGAGTTTTCAAGGACAAACCTAGAGTCCTTGGCAACGCAGTCAGGCCCTCGTCTTGCAAGACACATTAAGTATGCTCTGATCCGACCGATCCACAAAACCGTTCAGAGACTCGAGGCCAGGGAATACATCTCTTTTtacgaagaagaagattttcGAAACGAAACTTTGCTTAAATTTGCAAAACTAGATTTCAACAGGGTACAATTACTGCACCAGCAAGAGCTAAGCACACTCTCaag CTGGTGGAAAGACTTAAATTTGGTTGAAGAGTTGCCTTATGCAAGGGACAGAATTGTTGAGATGTATTTTTGGGTCAATGCAATGCACTTTGAGCCTCAGTATGCTCTTGCTCGGATCTTGTCCACAAAGCTTGGAGCTTTGATCACCGTCATAGACGACACATATGATGCGTATTCTACGAATGAAGAACTTCAACATTTTACCAAGGCTGTTATCag ATGCAATATCGATGCCATCGATCAGCTACCCACGGATTCCATGAAAGCTCTTTATAGGGCTCTCTTAAGTTATTTTGATGACGTTGCAAATGAAGTTAGCAAGAATGGAAAATCCTTTACTGCTGTCAATTATGTGAAGGAGGAG ATGAAAGAGATGATAAGAACCTACATAGTCGAGGCTCAATGGTGTAACGATCGTTTTGTGCCGCCATTGAATGAGTATGTGCGCAATGGAAAAATCTCGATTGGTTTTATGGCAACGACAACAGTATTCTTCGTAGTTGAAActgcaagaatcaaagaattgGAATGGTTAACAAGTAAAGCAAAAATCTCCGAGGCAGGATGTTTGTTTCTCCGCCTTATGAATGACATAGTGACCCATGAG TTTGAACAAAAGAGGGAGCATTGTGCTTCTGCAATTGAATGCTACATGAAAGAATATGGAGTCTCCATGAACGAGGCAGTTAAAGAGCTTCAGAAAACATGTGCAGATGCATGGAAGGACATTAACGAAGACTGCTTGAAGCCCACTGCCATCTCCATGAATCTCCTTAACGTGTGTGTTAACAATGCACGTGCAACAGACGTCGTTTATGAGAGCAATGATGCCTACACAAATGCATCATGCTTGAAAGGTCGCATCAGTTTATTGTTCGTGGAGAAAATACCCCTTCAAAGCTAA